A single region of the Anopheles funestus chromosome X, idAnoFuneDA-416_04, whole genome shotgun sequence genome encodes:
- the LOC125764875 gene encoding delta-sarcoglycan, translating to MSRYSRDDPRSIFFSGSSTPLRSYAGSDLFKRTSTTPVTPTQSTSPTPSTSSTSPTVSASATDPAKPEPVVRIIPILYPAQPARLIGGTSSYGNTNRPNPTDGSDVENGPVKGSDVTATPPSTPTPPTTAAAPVTTGILKTPLGTPPTGGSGTPSRVSFSARPVATKPTMAGPSGTNPSNVTPSGTSNGVHGRTTLPLAKASRSAEPPLPPSIGGGETTPNVPHHTEPMSGTGAGSACRMQLALYGWRKKCLYALIFILMVMIIVNLALTLWIMKVMEFSSNGMGQLKIVPGGIQLTGQALVLNTLRASSIRSKHGQPISVESSRNLSVNTRNAYGAVENQLFLGHDRLEVLANHFRITDTHGTNLFAVDRDEVIVGAGSLRVEGEGGVAFRDSIQTPLVRADAGKDLKLESPTRSLEARATQEIFIQSRAGGIETTCLNDLKLHSVAGSIRLDSSAIYMPNLKTVQTVGSSGGSSLLSAATRSDTAGKIYQLCACSSGKLFLAAPNSVCTADDSAICR from the exons AGACGACCCacgttccattttcttcagcGGCAGCTCAACACCACTTCGAAGTTACGCTGGGTCGGATCTGTTCAAGCGCACCTCGACCACACCGGTGACTCCGACTCAATCAACCAGTCCCACTCCTTCCACCTCCTCAACCAGTCCGACCGTTTCGGCTTCTGCTACAGATCCTGCCAAACCTGAACCCGTCGTCCGTATCATCCCGATCCTTTATCCGGCTCAGCCAGCCCGCCTTATCGGTGGAACTAGCAGCTACGGTAACACCAACCGACCCAATCCCACCGATGGGTCGGACGTGGAGAACGGACCAGTGAAGGGTAGCGACGTTACCGCCACCCCACCATCAACCCCAACACCACCAACGACCGCCGCGGCTCCCGTTACTACCGGCATTCTTAAAACACCGCTCGGTACACCGCCCACCGGTGGTTCCGGGACACCATCGCGCGTGTCCTTCTCGGCTCGACCGGTCGCCACTAAACCGACGATGGCTGGTCCGAGCGGTACTAACCCGTCCAACGTCACACCCAGCGGTACCAGCAACGGCGTACACGGCCGAACAACGCTTCCACTGGCGAAGGCATCGCGATCGGCCGAACCACCACTACCGCCATCTATCGGTGGTGGAGAAACGACACCGAATGTGCCGCACCATACGGAACCCATGTCTGGTACCGGTGCCGGGTCCGCCTGTCGGATGCAGCTTGCCCTGTACGGTTGGCGCAAGAAGTGTCTGTATGCGCTCATCTTCATCCTGATGGTCATGATCATCGTGAACCTTGCGCTCACCCTATGGATCATGAAGGTGATGGAGTTCTCTTCG AACGGTATGGGACAGCTGAAAATAGTGCCGGGTGGTATTCAACTTACCGGACAGGCGCTCGTACTTAACACCTTACGCGCATCGTCCATCCGTTCGAAACACGGCCAACCCATATCCGTCG AGTCGTCACGCAATCTGAGTGTAAACACAAGGAACGCGTACGGTGCGGTGGAGAACCAGCTATTTCTTGGCCATGATCGGCTGGAAGTGCTCGCGAACCATTTCCGCATTACGGACACGCACGGTACGAACCTGTTCGCGGTCGATCGGGATGAGGTGATCGTCGGTGCCGGTTCGTTGCGTGTGGAAGGTGAAGGTGGTGTTGCGTTTCGTGATTCCATCCAGACACCACTCGTTCGCGCGGACGCCGGTAAGGATTTGAA GCTAGAGTCACCGACACGATCGCTTGAAGCACGGGCGACTCAGGAGATATTTATCCAGTCTCGGGCCGGAGGTATCGAGACGACCTGTCTCAACGATTTGAAACTACACTCGGTCGCTGGTAGT ATCCGGCTTGACTCCAGCGCCATTTATATGCCAAACCTGAAAACCGTGCAAACGGTAGGTAGTAGCGGTGGTAGTAGTCTATTATCAGCAGCAACCCGATCGGACACGGCGGGAAAGATCTATCAGCTGTGTGCCTGCTCTAGCGGTAAGCTGTTCCTGGCAGCGCCCAACAGCGTCTGCACTGCCGATGATAGTGCCATCTGCAGGTAA